A genomic window from Macaca mulatta isolate MMU2019108-1 chromosome 19, T2T-MMU8v2.0, whole genome shotgun sequence includes:
- the THAP8 gene encoding THAP domain-containing protein 8 encodes MPKYCRAPNCSNTAGSLGADNRPVSFYKFPLKDGPRLQAWLRHMGREHWVPSCHQHLCSEHFTPSCFQWRWGVRYLRPDAVPSIFSQAPPAKSQQRTRRTQKPVSPPPPLQEKTPLPQGPAIPVSDPVRLVVLDPTSGSPETAATMLLTPLAPAATPEGSQPEVPAQQAQTGLGSVLGALQRRVQRLQRCQEQHQAQLQALERLAQQLHGESLLARACRGLQRLTTAQTLGPEESQTFTIICGGPDIAVVLAQGPAPATVDAKPELLDTRTPSA; translated from the exons ATGCCTAAGTACTGCAGGGCGCCGAACTGCTCCAACACTGCGGGCAGCTTGGGCGCAGACAACCGCCCTGTGAGCTTCTACAA GTTCCCACTGAAGGATGGTCCCCGGCTGCAGGCCTGGCTGCGGCACATGGGCCGTGAGCACTGGGTGCCCAGCTGCCACCAGCACTTGTGCAGTGAGCACTTCACGCCCTCCTGCTTCCAGTGGCGCTGGGGTGTGCGCTACCTGCGGCCTGATGCAGTGCCCTCCATCTTCTCCCAGGCACCACCTGCCAAG AGTCAGCAGAGGACTCGACGCACCCAGAAGCCAGTCTCGCCACCACCTCCCCTGCAGGAGAAAACACCCCTGCCCCAGGGCCCTGCCATCCCAGTCTCTGACCCAGTGCGCCTAGTGGTGCTGGACCCCACATCGGGGAGCCCCGAGACTGCGGCCACCATGCTCCTGACCCCCCTGGCCCCTGCGGCCACTCCTGAGGGGTCACAACCTGAAGTCCCTGCCCAACAGGCCCAGACTGGGCTGGGCTCAGTGCTGGGAGCACTGCAACGCCGGGTGCAGAGGCTACAACGGTGCCAGGAGCAGCACCAGGCGCAGCTGCAGGCGCTGGAACGGCTGGCACAGCAGCTGCATGGGGAGAGCCTGCTGGCACGGGCATGCCGGGGTCTGCAGCGCCTG ACAACGGCCCAGACCCTTGGACCTGAGGAATCCCAAACGTTCACCATCATCTGTGGAGGGCCTGACATAGCAGTGGTCCTTGCCCAGGGCCCTGCACCTGCCACAGTGGATGCCAAGCCGGAGCTCCTGGACACTCGAACCCCCAGTGCATAA
- the THAP8 gene encoding THAP domain-containing protein 8 isoform X2, which yields MGREHWVPSCHQHLCSEHFTPSCFQWRWGVRYLRPDAVPSIFSQAPPAKSQQRTRRTQKPVSPPPPLQEKTPLPQGPAIPVSDPVRLVVLDPTSGSPETAATMLLTPLAPAATPEGSQPEVPAQQAQTGLGSVLGALQRRVQRLQRCQEQHQAQLQALERLAQQLHGESLLARACRGLQRLTTAQTLGPEESQTFTIICGGPDIAVVLAQGPAPATVDAKPELLDTRTPSA from the exons ATGGGCCGTGAGCACTGGGTGCCCAGCTGCCACCAGCACTTGTGCAGTGAGCACTTCACGCCCTCCTGCTTCCAGTGGCGCTGGGGTGTGCGCTACCTGCGGCCTGATGCAGTGCCCTCCATCTTCTCCCAGGCACCACCTGCCAAG AGTCAGCAGAGGACTCGACGCACCCAGAAGCCAGTCTCGCCACCACCTCCCCTGCAGGAGAAAACACCCCTGCCCCAGGGCCCTGCCATCCCAGTCTCTGACCCAGTGCGCCTAGTGGTGCTGGACCCCACATCGGGGAGCCCCGAGACTGCGGCCACCATGCTCCTGACCCCCCTGGCCCCTGCGGCCACTCCTGAGGGGTCACAACCTGAAGTCCCTGCCCAACAGGCCCAGACTGGGCTGGGCTCAGTGCTGGGAGCACTGCAACGCCGGGTGCAGAGGCTACAACGGTGCCAGGAGCAGCACCAGGCGCAGCTGCAGGCGCTGGAACGGCTGGCACAGCAGCTGCATGGGGAGAGCCTGCTGGCACGGGCATGCCGGGGTCTGCAGCGCCTG ACAACGGCCCAGACCCTTGGACCTGAGGAATCCCAAACGTTCACCATCATCTGTGGAGGGCCTGACATAGCAGTGGTCCTTGCCCAGGGCCCTGCACCTGCCACAGTGGATGCCAAGCCGGAGCTCCTGGACACTCGAACCCCCAGTGCATAA
- the THAP8 gene encoding THAP domain-containing protein 8 isoform X1, which yields MPKYCRAPNCSNTAGSLGADNRPVSFYKFPLKDGPRLQAWLRHMGREHWVPSCHQHLCSEHFTPSCFQWRWGVRYLRPDAVPSIFSQAPPAKSQQRTRRTQKPVSPPPPLQEKTPLPQGPAIPVSDPVRLVVLDPTSGSPETAATMLLTPLAPAATPEGSQPEVPAQQAQTGLGSVLGALQRRTTAQTLGPEESQTFTIICGGPDIAVVLAQGPAPATVDAKPELLDTRTPSA from the exons ATGCCTAAGTACTGCAGGGCGCCGAACTGCTCCAACACTGCGGGCAGCTTGGGCGCAGACAACCGCCCTGTGAGCTTCTACAA GTTCCCACTGAAGGATGGTCCCCGGCTGCAGGCCTGGCTGCGGCACATGGGCCGTGAGCACTGGGTGCCCAGCTGCCACCAGCACTTGTGCAGTGAGCACTTCACGCCCTCCTGCTTCCAGTGGCGCTGGGGTGTGCGCTACCTGCGGCCTGATGCAGTGCCCTCCATCTTCTCCCAGGCACCACCTGCCAAG AGTCAGCAGAGGACTCGACGCACCCAGAAGCCAGTCTCGCCACCACCTCCCCTGCAGGAGAAAACACCCCTGCCCCAGGGCCCTGCCATCCCAGTCTCTGACCCAGTGCGCCTAGTGGTGCTGGACCCCACATCGGGGAGCCCCGAGACTGCGGCCACCATGCTCCTGACCCCCCTGGCCCCTGCGGCCACTCCTGAGGGGTCACAACCTGAAGTCCCTGCCCAACAGGCCCAGACTGGGCTGGGCTCAGTGCTGGGAGCACTGCAACGCCGG ACAACGGCCCAGACCCTTGGACCTGAGGAATCCCAAACGTTCACCATCATCTGTGGAGGGCCTGACATAGCAGTGGTCCTTGCCCAGGGCCCTGCACCTGCCACAGTGGATGCCAAGCCGGAGCTCCTGGACACTCGAACCCCCAGTGCATAA